From one Anopheles bellator chromosome 1, idAnoBellAS_SP24_06.2, whole genome shotgun sequence genomic stretch:
- the LOC131216655 gene encoding 2-acylglycerol O-acyltransferase 2-A-like, translating to MGKIEWAPLNVPLRRRLETLSTALWMWLILFGELGMLISYFVFLIYGNLFIKTLCVIYGYFIYTDRKITTNGGRGQGVNWWRGLFWWRLYRSYFPATLHKTVDLDPNRNYLFAAFPHGVLGLGVFINFATSVTGFAEHFPKIRSRPVTLNFHFVIPFFRELLLSWGLVSANQNSILSLLKASNKPDHPLNADGYTGNAVVIVVGGAAESLHCRPNNYTLVLRKRKGFCKLAIKAGTPLVPVMTFGEVDLFDQPPNPPGSKLRRFQEFVKNTTGIAPAAFVGRGFFQYSYGLIPRRKPLNTVVGAPLEVVQSDNPTNEQIDEVHDRFCRELDLLFETHKARFITDHKNVKLVLE from the exons atgggaaaaatcgaATGGGCACCACTAAATGTGCCGCTCCGACGGCGCCTCGAAACTCTGTCCACGGCTCTGTGGATGTGGTTGATCCTGTTCGGTGAACTAGGAATGCTTATTTCCTACTTTGTCTTTCTG ATCTACGgtaatttgtttattaaaacACTCTGCGTCATCTACGGATACTTCATCTACACGGATCGTAAAATTACAACcaacggtggccgtggccaagg TGTGAATTGGTGGCGCGGACTGTTCTGGTGGCGTCTCTATCGGAGCTACTTTCCGGCAACGCTACACAAAACGGTCGATCTCGATCCCAACCGGAACTACCTGTTTGCCGCGTTCCCGCATGGTGTTCTAGG ACTCGGAGTTTTCATCAATTTCGCCACCAGCGTGACTGGTTTCGCCGAACATTTTCCCAAGATCAGGTCCCGGCCCGTGACACTCAACTTTCACTTCGTTATCCCGTTCTTTCGTGAGCTGTTGCTTTCGTGGGGACTTGTCTCTGCCAATCAGAACAGCATTTTGAGTCTGCTGAAGGCGTCGAATAAACCCGACCATCCACTGAACGCCGATGGCTACACAGGCAATGCGGTCGTGATCGTCGTTGGCGGTGCGGCAGAGTCCCTGCATTGCCGGCCCAACAACTATACGCTGGTGCTGCGAAAGCGCAAAGGTTTTTGTAAGCTGGCCATTAAAGCCGGTACACCGCTCGTTCCCGTGATGACATTCGGTGAAGTCGACCTATTCGATCAGCCGCCGAATCCGCCGGGTTCGAAGTTGCGCCGGTTCCAGGAGTTCGTGAAGAACACGACGGGAATAGCACCGGCGGCATTCGTTGGTCGCGGATTCTTCCAGTACAGTTACGGCCTGATACCGCGCCGGAAACCGCTTAACACTGTCG TCGGAGCTCCGTTGGAAGTGGTGCAGTCGGATAACCCCACCAACGAGCAGATCGATGAAGTGCACGATCGATTCTGTCGCGAGCTGGATTTGCTGTTCGAAACGCACAAAGCACGCTTCATCACCGATCACAAGAACGTGAAGCTCGTGCTGGAATAA
- the LOC131216657 gene encoding peflin, with protein sequence MAYQGGYPQQQYGGGYGQHPAAAYGGGGYGGYAPPPQQPAVSPEIQNIFRNIDKDNTGRINNRELQQALINGRGDHFSDTACNLMISMFDRNKTGTVDIYDFEKLYNYINQWLQVFKNFDRDASGHIEESELTQALTQMGFRFSPPFIQYLIAKNDPINRKEISVDQFIVTCIQIQRFTDAFRVRDTEQKGIITIGFEDFLGIALSMCS encoded by the exons ATGGCTTATCAG GGTGGTTAtccccagcagcagtacgGAGGAGGCTATGGCCAACACCCGGCAGCCGCGTACGGCGGAGGAGGCTATGGAGGATATGCGCCACCACCCCAGCAGCCGGCGGTCAGTccggaaattcaaaacattttccgcAACATCGACAAGGACAACACGGGACGCATCAACAATCGCGAGCTTCAGCAAGCGCTAATCAACGGTCGGGGTGATCATTTCTCCGACACGGCATGTAATTTGATGATCA GCATGTTTGATCGAAACAAGACCGGAACGGTAGACATCTATGACTTCGAGAAGCTGTACAACTACATTAACCAGTGGCTGCAGGTGTTTAAGAACTTTGACCGGGACGCATCGGGCCACATCGAGGAGAGCGAGCTAACGCAGGCCCTGACGCAGATGgggtttcgcttttcgcccCCCTTCATTCAGTACCTGATCGCGAAGAATGATCCGATTAACCGGAAGGAGATCTCGGTCGATCAGTTCATCGTAACGTGCATCCAGATACAGCGCTTTACCGATGCGTTCCGCGTGCGGGACACTGAACAGAAGGGCATCATCACAATCGGGTTCGAAGATTTTCTCGGCATTGCTCTGTCGATGTGTTCCTAA
- the LOC131216656 gene encoding survival of motor neuron-related-splicing factor 30, whose amino-acid sequence MADDLQNYKLQLQQVEAALLTDPENGELLKLKQDLDEVIELTKDLIKAQQEPEQKKSAYIEPATSSYLDGGSGAEKKQSKPAKVWKVGDKVSAKWIEDGQYYDGTIESIAETGEVNVVFEAYQNRSTTTISELRERKTRNEVFPANSNKRMRHNQKEYLKKKKMKKIQRFKELEEERECEKNKWLQFSAKSTKKSGVKAKSIFASPENVNGRVGIGTCGVSGKPMTEFSHGEKYRKGI is encoded by the exons ATGGCTGACGATTTGCAAAATTATAAACTACAACTGCAACAG GTAGAAGCGGCGCTGTTGACCGATCCGGAAAATGGTGAGCTACTCAAGCTGAAACAGGATCTGGACGAAGTGATCGAGCTCACGAAGGATCTGATCAAGGCACAACAGGAGCCGGAACAGAAGAAATCTGCATACATCGAacccgccaccagcagctaCCTCGACGGGGGTTCGGGCGCAGAAAAGAAGCAATCTAAACCGGCGAAGGTGTGGAAGGTGGGTGATAAGGTTTCCGCTAAGTGGATTGAAGACGGACAGTACTATGATGGTACCATAGAGTCGATCGCGGAAACGGGTGAGGTGAACGTAGTGTTCGAAGCCTACCAAAACCGAAGCACCACCACTATAAGCGAACTGAGGGAGCGCAAAACCAGAAACGAAGTGTTCCCGGCCAACAGCAATAA ACGGATGCGACACAATCAGAAAGAGTacctgaagaagaagaaaatgaaaaagattCAGCGATTCAAGGAGCTGGAAGAAGAGCGCGAgtgtgaaaaaaacaaatggctacAGTTTTCGGCCAAATCGACGAAAAAGTCGGGCGTAAAGGCGAAAAGCATTTTTGCATCACCCGAAAACGTGAACGGCCGCGTCGGCATTGGCACGTGCGGTGTGTCTGGTAAGCCGATGACGGAGTTTTCACACGGAGAGAAGTATCGAAAAGGAATCTAA
- the LOC131216390 gene encoding mediator of RNA polymerase II transcription subunit 10 — protein MTSPLENLENFLEMFIENVRQIRIIVSDFQPQGQNVLNQKIQSLVSGLQEIDKLKHQIDVNVPLEVFDYIDQGRNPQLYTKDCIDKALTKNEEVKGKIDSYRKFKSNLMKELSETFPIEISKYKAIRGDE, from the coding sequence ATGACTTCCCCGTTGGAAAACTTGGAAAACTTTCTGGAGATGTTTATCGAAAATGTACGACAGATTCGCATCATCGTGAGCGACTTTCAGCCACAGGGACAGAACGTGCTGAATcaaaaaattcaatcgctAGTTTCGGGGCTTCAGGAGATCGATAAGCTGAAGCACCAGATTGATGTGAATGTTCCGCTGGAGGTTTTCGACTACATCGATCAGGGCCGTAACCCGCAACTGTACACGAAGGACTGCATCGACAAGGCGCTGACAAAGAACGAGGAAGTGAAGGGAAAGATCGATTCGTACCGAAAATTCAAGAGCAACCTGATGAAGGAGCTCAGCGAAACGTTCCCGATCGAGATCAGCAAGTACAAGGCGATCCGCGGCGATGAATAG
- the LOC131211729 gene encoding solute carrier family 12 member 8, producing MPNRTNVDWSRYGLGNDDSSPTERNRSNRATGGGGSGGFVDLGNEYDYGAGGHHASGRDEIFAEDQGDKPWWRSNFFISQPVLFGTWDGVFTSCLINIFGVIVFLRSGWIVAEAGIMHAILIIFCAVGIALVSVLSAVGICERCRVESGGVYFLIAHTLGSRFGGSLGLLYCFGQAVGCALNVLGFGESIAGLVGLEGNQWAVRGFAIAAVLLLGVINVAGVKWVVKLQFALLIVILMSALDFMVGSFIGEAPEHGFDGWGSGNMALNLWSSYTDGTSWFTVFGVFFPTITGILSGINMSGDLRAPSTDIPNGTLAALSTSTFLYMVFILFLGATCQRSHLLTDYQIAVKVSAVEFLLLAGIYVSSMSSCLGAMYGTPRVLQSIANENVIPGIGKLGKGRGPNKVPLYAMAVVAFVTTTFIIIGDINTLAPIVTMPFLLTYACIDYSYFALAQTFDIQSNREERFRIQAQSPLYETRNYGATGSNDYHESNDLDQLFPERTRHKNLGTPTNSPQHVPSAGDRETASRSQPIATITSAATNHNTATTITGNGIPHSSSLTSGDSEVIFRDGSTTNANSLSDADDEPIAPIRPPIHSKTKNWYSGFCNRWASLLGACIKVLVMLLVNWVYALVCIGTVFVVWFYVGTANPAVKPGLAHEFRFFVWLKNVVFRCFGKRMNDYEQVVVTQSCPNVNLASAQLNEENEDFASRRRYHQTAVVQGRYVDEV from the exons ATGCCCAACCGGACGAATGTTGACTGGTCCAG GTACGGACTCGGCAACGATGATTCAtcaccgacggaacggaaccgctCCAATCGagccactggcggtggcggcagtggcggaTTCGTCGATCTGGGCAACGAGTACGattacggtgccggtgggcaCCATGCGTCGGGACGGGATGAGATCTTCGCCGAAGACCAGGGCGATAAGCCGTGGTGGCGGAGCAACTTTTTCATATCGCAACCCGTACTGTTCGGCACCTGGGATGGCGTATTCACGTCCTGTCTGATCAACATCTTCGGCGTAATCGTGtttctccggtccgggtggATAGTGGCTGAGGCCGGCATTATGCACGCGATTCTGATCATCTTCTGTGCCGTCGGAATTGCGCTTGTGTCGGTGCTGTCAGCGGTCGGTATTTGCGAGCGGTGCCGGGTGGAGAGTGGCGGCGTATATTTCCTGATCGCTCACACGCTTGGCTCGCGCTTCGGTGGATCGCTAGGATTGCTGTACTGCTTCGGACAGGCCGTTGGTTGTGCGTTGAATGTGCTCGGTTTCGGTGAATCGATTGCGGGCCTTGTCGGGCTGGAGGGGAACCAGTGGGCCGTCCGGGGTTTCGCGATAGCGGCCGTCCTCCTGCTCGGTGTGATCAACGTGGCGGGCGTAAAGTGGGTCGTGAAGCTGCAATTCGCTCTGCTGATTGTGATTCTGATGTCGGCCCTTGACTTTATGGTGGGCAGCTTCATAGGAGAAGCACCCGAACACGGGTTCGATGGGTGGGGGTCCGGCAACATGGCCCTCAATCTGTGGTCCTCTTATACGGACGGTACTTCGTGGTTCACCGTGTTCGGAGTATTCTTTCCGACCATTACGGGCATATTATCTGGGATCAACATGAGTGGTGATCTGCGTGCTCCGTCCACGGACATTCCCAACGGTACGCTGGCCGCTCTCAGCACGTCCACCTTTCTTTACATGGTGTTCATTCTGTTCCTTGGCGCCACCTGCCAGAGAAGTCACCTGTTAACGGACTATCAGATCGCGGTCAAGGTGTCAGCCGTGGAGTTTCTGTTGCTTGCCGGTATCTACGTTTCCAGTATGTCGTCGTGTCTCGGCGCAATGTACGGTACGCCACGTGTGCTCCAGAGTATAGCCAACGAGAACGTAATCCCAGGGATCGGCAAACTGGGTAAAGGGCGGGGACCGAATAAGGTACCGTTGTACGCGATGGCCGTTGTAGCCTTTGTGACGACAactttcatcatcatcggcgacATCAATACGCTCGCTCCGATCGTGACCATGCCGTTTCTGCTGACGTACGCCTGTATCGACTATTCGTACTTTGCGCTAGCGCAAACGTTCGACATTCAGAGCAACCGTGAAGAGCGTTTCCGTATACAGGCCCAGAGTCCCCTGTATGAGACGAGGAATTACGGAGCGACCGGAAGCAATGACTACCACGAGTCAAACGATCTCGATCAGTTGTTCCCCGAGCGGACACGTCATAAGAACCTTGGG ACACCAACCAACTCACCACAACATGTGCCTTCCGCGGGTGATCGTGAAACGGCTTCTCGATCGCAACCAATCGCGACCATCACTAGTGCCGCGACGAACCACAACACCGCTACTACCATCACCGGTAACGGTATACCTCACAGCAGCTCGCTGACCAGTGGCGACTCGGAAGTAATCTTCCGCGACGGTTCCACGACCAACGCCAATTCACTTAGCGATGCGGACGATGAACCAATCGCTCCGATCCGTCCGCCAATACACTCCAAGACGAAAAACTGGTACTCAGGTTTCTGTAACCGCTGGGCCTCGCTGTTGGGG GCCTGCATCAAAGTACTGGTAATGCTGCTGGTGAACTGGGTTTACGCTCTTGTTTGCATCGGAACCGTGTTCGTCGTTTGGTTCTACGTCGGCACCGCCAATCCTGCCGTTAAGCCGGGCCTGGCGCAcgagtttcggtttttcgtgTGGCTCAAGAACGTTGTTTTCCGGTGCTTTGG CAAACGAATGAATGATTACGAGCAGGTCGTAGTCACGCAATCTTGCCCCAACGTAAACCTTGCTTCGGCGCAGCTAAACGAAGAGAACGAAGATTTTGCGTCACGGCGGCGCTATCACCAGACGGCGGTCGTGCAAGGACGTTACGTGGACGAAGTGTGA
- the LOC131216673 gene encoding selenocysteine-specific elongation factor — MYLNLNVGILGHVDSGKTTLARALSAIASTAAFDKNPQSQERGITLDLGFSAAQYDLPEHLVNQEQCAALGYERLQFTFVDCPGHASLIRTIIGGAQIIDMMLLVIDAEKGIQPQTAECLIIGELTCRKLIVVLNKIDSFTDSEQRRKILDKLTKGIRGVLSKMAFDESPVVAISASTGENIPALTDTLMSRSFLPSRNAKLPLMFAVDHCFAIKGQGTVCTGTVLQGMVSVGDKVDIPKLKLQRKVRSIQMFRQNYTTIQQGDRAGICITQFEPKSLERGIVCATNYAQYVHAAILEIAPLRYYKRPIRSKTKFHITCGYETVLATILLFTGEQNTPFSYDAQYEFLEGVAADNGLNRAVLALLEFEKPILAFEDALIVGSKLDSDIQRITDCRIAFSGRLTHMIRDANYAESVLPGLQVFKRKHKTGNVQRVVNEQELIAAGFFKKTGNNRHAFVGFNVTLSSGERGVIDGAFGAGGKVKVRFSEPLAADVLERLNNKKGSNRDDSRVELNFKKFLFRKTDKDKNIFQ; from the coding sequence ATGTACCTTAATTTAAACGTCGGCATTCTAGGGCATGTTGACTCGGGCAAGACAACGCTAGCACGTGCCCTGAGCGCCATCGCCAGTACGGCCGCTTTCGACAAAAATCCTCAATCACAGGAACGAGGTATTACGCTGGACCTGGGATTCAGCGCCGCGCAGTATGATCTTCCGGAGCACCTGGTGAACCAGGAGCAGTGTGCGGCTCTCGGCTACGAAAGGCTCCAATTCACATTCGTTGACTGTCCCGGCCATGCCAGTCTGATTCGTACAATCATCGGTGGTGCCCAGATTATCgacatgatgctgctggtgatcgATGCTGAGAAAGGAATCCAACCCCAAACGGCCGAATGTTTGATCATCGGAGAACTGACGTGCCGAAAGTTGATCGTGGTGCTGAACAAAATCGACTCCTTCACAGATTCCGAACAGAGGAGGAAAATTTTGGACAAACTGACAAAGGGCATACGAGGAGTGTTGTCGAAAATGGCGTTCGATGAATCGCCGGTTGTGGCCATATCGGCGTCGACGGGAGAAAACATTCCAGCGCTCACGGACACATTGATGTCCCGGTCTTTTCTGCCCTCTCGAAACGCCAAGCTACCGCTCATGTTTGCCGTTGACCACTGCTTCGCCATCAAAGGCCAGGGAACCGTTTGCACCGGTACGGTCCTGCAAGGAATGGTAAGCGTCGGTGATAAGGTGGACATTCCGAAGCTAAAACTCCAGCGCAAGGTACGATCGATACAGATGTTCCGGCAAAACTACACCACCATCCAGCAGGGCGATCGGGCGGGAATTTGTATTACACAGTTCGAACCGAAATCTCTCGAGCGCGGTATCGTCTGTGCGACCAATTACGCGCAGTACGTTCACGCAGCGATTCTCGAAATTGCGCCACTTCGGTACTACAAACGCCCGATTCGTAGTAAGACAAAGTTTCACATCACCTGCGGGTATGAGACGGTCTTAGCTACGATTCTGCTATTCACCGGCGAGCAGAATACACCGTTTTCGTATGACGCGCAATACGAATTTTTGGAGGGAGTTGCCGCCGACAACGGACTCAATCGGGCGGTGTTGGCGTTGCTCGAATTCGAAAAGCCCATTCTCGCCTTTGAAGATGCTCTCATCGTGGGCTCGAAGTTGGATAGTGACATACAGCGAATCACGGATTGTCGGATAGCCTTTTCTGGGCGGCTTACGCACATGATACGGGATGCTAATTACGCCGAAAGCGTGCTGCCGGGATTACAGGTTTTTAAGCGAAAGCACAAGACAGGTAATGTGCAGCGAGTAGTGAACGAACAGGAGCTGATAGCGGCAGGATTTTTCAAGAAGACGGGCAACAATCGTCACGCGTTCGTGGGGTTCAATGTTACCCTCAGCTCTGGTGAGCGTGGTGTTATTGATGGCGCTTTCGGTGCTGGCGGGAAAGTGAAAGTACGCTTTTCGGAACCACTTGCTGCGGATGTGTTGGAACGgctgaacaacaaaaaaggtaGTAATCGTGATGACTCACGAGTGGAATTGAACTTTAAAAAGTTTTTGTTCCGCAAAACCGACAAGGATAAGAACATTTTCCAGTAA
- the LOC131206412 gene encoding syntaxin-6 isoform X2: MKDRMSISRNRDQDITARQPLLDNVESSPQSKNYVNNNNCIISNGIVVSVAAPGGHSNINNNSHSCNLNNNSQANNLNLAETGKHLISSAGAAMASRHSGAKYSKLENNLDDSPSHYVPTASSSVLDASSSRFVEDTLATQHRILVGQDEQLDVISDSIGTLKTVSRQIGIELDEQAVMLDEFGNEMEQTDSKLDATMKKVAKVLHMTNDRRQWMAILILSIALVVVIVIYIIL; this comes from the exons ATGAAGGATCGGATGAGCATCAGCCGCAACCGTGACCAGGATATAACTGCGCGGCAACCGCTGCTCGACAACGTGGAATCCTCACCACAGAGCAAAAACtacgtcaacaacaacaattgtATCATATCAAACGGTATCGTTGTGAGTGTCGcagcccccggtggccacagcaacatcaacaacaactcgcACAGCTGCAACCttaacaacaacagccaggCCAACAATCTCAACCTAGCGGAAACGGGTAAACATCTGATCAGTTCGGCTGGCGCAGCAATGGCCTCGAGACACAGCGGCGCCAAGTACTCCAAACTGGAGAATAATCTCGACGACAGCCCGAGTCATTACGTTCCGACGGCTTCGTCGTCCGTGTTGGATGCAAGCTCGAGCCGTTTCGTGGAGGACACGCTAGCAACACAGCACCGCATTCTGGTGGGCCAGGATGAACAACTCGACGTGATCAGCGATTCTATCGGGACGCTCAAGACCGTCTCCCGTCAGATAGGCATCGAACTGGACGAGCAAGCAGT AATGCTCGATGAATTTGGCAATGAAATGGAGCAAACCGATTCTAAACTGGACGCTACCATGAAGAAGGTTGCAAAAGTGCTCCACATGACTAACG ATCGGCGGCAGTGGATGGCCATCCTGATTCTATCTATAGCACTGGTAGTTGTGATAGTAATTTATATTATTCTTTAA
- the LOC131206412 gene encoding syntaxin-6 isoform X1, producing the protein MMEDPFFVVKDEVFKALNKTRGLYIRWRELNDAHSGGSTAEADWTTTELKNSLRSIEWDLEDLEDTISIVEKNPSKFKIDNRELSTRRHFIDATRDEVKSMKDRMSISRNRDQDITARQPLLDNVESSPQSKNYVNNNNCIISNGIVVSVAAPGGHSNINNNSHSCNLNNNSQANNLNLAETGKHLISSAGAAMASRHSGAKYSKLENNLDDSPSHYVPTASSSVLDASSSRFVEDTLATQHRILVGQDEQLDVISDSIGTLKTVSRQIGIELDEQAVMLDEFGNEMEQTDSKLDATMKKVAKVLHMTNDRRQWMAILILSIALVVVIVIYIIL; encoded by the exons CGAAGTATTTAAAGCACTAAACAAGACTCGCGGGCTTTATATCCGTTGGCGTGAACTGAACGATGCGCATTCGGGTGGCTCTACTGCGGAGGCCGATTGGACGACTACGGAACTGAAGAATTCCTTGCGCAGCATCGAGTGGGATCTCGAGGATCTAGAAGATACCATCA GTATTGTGGAGAAAAATCCGAGCAAATTCAAGATCGACAACAGGGAGCTTTCCACCCGGCGCCATTTTATCGATGCAACACGCGATGAGGTGAAATCGATGAAGGATCGGATGAGCATCAGCCGCAACCGTGACCAGGATATAACTGCGCGGCAACCGCTGCTCGACAACGTGGAATCCTCACCACAGAGCAAAAACtacgtcaacaacaacaattgtATCATATCAAACGGTATCGTTGTGAGTGTCGcagcccccggtggccacagcaacatcaacaacaactcgcACAGCTGCAACCttaacaacaacagccaggCCAACAATCTCAACCTAGCGGAAACGGGTAAACATCTGATCAGTTCGGCTGGCGCAGCAATGGCCTCGAGACACAGCGGCGCCAAGTACTCCAAACTGGAGAATAATCTCGACGACAGCCCGAGTCATTACGTTCCGACGGCTTCGTCGTCCGTGTTGGATGCAAGCTCGAGCCGTTTCGTGGAGGACACGCTAGCAACACAGCACCGCATTCTGGTGGGCCAGGATGAACAACTCGACGTGATCAGCGATTCTATCGGGACGCTCAAGACCGTCTCCCGTCAGATAGGCATCGAACTGGACGAGCAAGCAGT AATGCTCGATGAATTTGGCAATGAAATGGAGCAAACCGATTCTAAACTGGACGCTACCATGAAGAAGGTTGCAAAAGTGCTCCACATGACTAACG ATCGGCGGCAGTGGATGGCCATCCTGATTCTATCTATAGCACTGGTAGTTGTGATAGTAATTTATATTATTCTTTAA